CGTCTCGCACGACAGGGACAATTTTCATCCCGAGATCGACAATGTGTCCCTTCTTATGTACCAGTCTCAGATATGAATTGGCGCGGCTGATTTGTCCACGAATCATGCTCTGGAACTGATCGTCGATGGACTTGTCGTAGTCAGGCGGAAGCAAATCATGATAGTGCATGCCGATCAGTTCATCGGCTGCGTACCCAACTGCGTCGCGGCATGACGCGTTTGCATGAACGATTCGCCCCTCTGGGGAAACCAGACAAATCGCTGCAGGGTTGTTGTCCACGAGGCTCCGATACGTAAACTCGCTTTCCCGGAGCCGCTCCAACTCCTCCTGCACCTGTCTGAACCCATCCGGGAGGCCGTCCATCCCCCCGCCGCCGTGCCCGTGACGCTTGAATGAAGTCATGCGATGGACTGTGCTGAACACACGCGGTTTGCTCTTGTCCATACTCCAACCCCTTCAAGCCTTACCCACCATCGACTTCGACATCTCGGGACGGACTCCTGCCCGCAGCCTACGACTGAATTCGTCTCGCGCCCACAAAATGAGCTGCCCAATAGGAAGTATTCATCCCCAGCACCTGCACTTCCGATCCCGATGCGCTGACGAAGCGGTCGCTGCCCGCGTAAATCCCAACGTGCGAAGCGCCCGATCCGGCCGTGTCAAAAAAGACGAGATCGCCAGGAAGCAGGTCTGCGCGGTCCACGGCCGACCCGGCGCTGAACTGACCGTAACTGGTGCGCGGCAAGTGAATCCCGAAGTGCGCATAAACAAACATGACAAACCCGGAACAGTCAAACCCGGACGGCGTGTCCCCGCCCCACTCGTACGGGGTGCCAACAAACTGTTCCGCGTACTGTACGACCTGGGTTCCGAAGACGCCCTGCGCGAGGGCTCCGTCCTGGTCTTCAGACCGGCTGCTGAGGGAAGCACTGGATGACGCCGGTGCGGATTTGGATGCAGCCTGTTTCGTTGTGGACACGCTGTTGCTGACAGAAACCGCCGCGGATTGCGAAACAGCAGGTTGAGACACCCTCGATTGCAAAGCCGCAGATTGCGAACCCCCCGACTGAGCGGACGCGGGTTGAGGTGAAGGACGCCAGCCCGGCGGTTTGACGAGGGACAGGTGCTGCCCGGCGTGCAGCGGCTGGTTGACCGCCAGGTGATTCCACCGCTCCAAGTCCGACAAGGAAACGTGGTAGCGGCGAGCGAGCGCCCACAGGCTGTCACCGGACTGAACGGTCACATAGCGAGGTTTGACTTGCCGAGTGTTGGTTTGCAGCATATCGAGGAGCGTCTGCCCCAGCCACAGGTCGGAGACGGGCCGAGGGGCTGTGCGCGTACGAAGGAGTGGCGCCGCCTTGACTGGGCGAGGCTTGGGGTGCGCAGCTGCCGCGTCCAGGGTGCGAACCGGTGCGGGCGTCGGTTCAAGCGGTTTGTCCAGCGCAGCCCGGCGGACCGCTGGATTTGTGGAGCACCAGGCCAATGCGGGAATAGACGCCAAACAGAAGGACGACCCAACAATCACGCGCAACGAATCTCGCAATCCTCCGATCGCTCCCTTCGCATGTGGTATGTGGCATTATAGTGTGTGGACAAGCCAGCCCGCAACTGCGCCTGTCCGCCTGCCGCACCATGCGCGGATCGCCCGTCGCCCCCATCCCTTGACCCGAATTACTTCACAATCAGCGCGACACCAAACAGAATGACCACCACGCCAGCCCACCGCCAGACGGAGACGTGTTCATGAAACACAAAGATGGCGATGAACACCGTGGCGACGTACGCCAGGCTTTGCAGTGGATACAGCAAGCTGATGGGCAGCTTGGAAAGCAGGTAAATCCACACCACCGTTGCAAGTGCGTACAGCACAATGCCAGCGAAAATGAGCGGAGAAAACAGCGCGGTAAACGCGCTGGTCCAGTGGGTAAAGGAAAGCTTCGCCACACCTGTTTTCCACAGCGTCTGCCCAGCCACGAGCAGGAGAATGTTGACGGCAATCAGTACGTAGTTCAGGATGCTCCCCATCGTTCCCTCAGCTTTCACGGTTGTGGTTTAATCGAAGTTCGTACATGTCCTTGTGCTGCTTGACAATCGTGTCCAAAATGAACCCGCACGTCAGCGCGTTGGTCGCCAGCAGAATCAAGCCGACGGCCAAAATCGCGGACGGCATCTTGTTGATGCGGTGCGTGAGGATAAACTCACTGATGACCGGAATGCCAACGGCGAGCCCGGCCAGCAGAAAGAGGAGCGCCCAGCAGGCAAAGAACGCCAGCGGTTTGTAGTCCTTGAAAATCCAGAACACCGTTTTGAGCACGCGAAACCCGTCCGACCAGGTGTTCAGCTTGGACACGCTGCCTTCCGGCCGGTCGCGGTAGTCAATCGGGATCTCGCGGATGGAGAACCGCTTGTCCAGCGCGTGCAGCGTCATCTCCGTCTCAATCTCAAAGCCTTCACTGAGCACCGGCATGTTCTTGACGAACCGGCGGTTGAACACCCGATACCCGGACATGATGTCGCACAGCTGTGCGCGAAACAGACGATTGATGAGGCCCCGCACCAGGCGGTTGCCCGCATCGTGCATGGGGCGCTTGTTCTCCTGACTGTACGACCCGTTGGACAAGCGGTCGCCAATCGCCATGTCGACGCCGTCGTTTTCCACACATTCAATTAACTCATGCACAAACTCGGCAGGGTACGTGTCATCCCCGTCGACCATGACGTAGATGTCCGCATCCACGTCGCGAAACATGGTGCGGACCACATTGCCCTTCCCCTGCCGGTGCTCCCGCCGGACAATGGCGCCGTTTTCCGCAGCGATGCGAACGGTGTCGTCTTTTGAGTTGTTGTCGTACACG
Above is a genomic segment from Alicyclobacillus cycloheptanicus containing:
- a CDS encoding C40 family peptidase, which gives rise to MRDSLRVIVGSSFCLASIPALAWCSTNPAVRRAALDKPLEPTPAPVRTLDAAAAHPKPRPVKAAPLLRTRTAPRPVSDLWLGQTLLDMLQTNTRQVKPRYVTVQSGDSLWALARRYHVSLSDLERWNHLAVNQPLHAGQHLSLVKPPGWRPSPQPASAQSGGSQSAALQSRVSQPAVSQSAAVSVSNSVSTTKQAASKSAPASSSASLSSRSEDQDGALAQGVFGTQVVQYAEQFVGTPYEWGGDTPSGFDCSGFVMFVYAHFGIHLPRTSYGQFSAGSAVDRADLLPGDLVFFDTAGSGASHVGIYAGSDRFVSASGSEVQVLGMNTSYWAAHFVGARRIQS
- a CDS encoding EamA family transporter, which translates into the protein MGSILNYVLIAVNILLLVAGQTLWKTGVAKLSFTHWTSAFTALFSPLIFAGIVLYALATVVWIYLLSKLPISLLYPLQSLAYVATVFIAIFVFHEHVSVWRWAGVVVILFGVALIVK
- a CDS encoding glycosyltransferase family 2 protein, with translation MAVLIPCYNEEATIAKVVQDFRRELPTADIYVYDNNSKDDTVRIAAENGAIVRREHRQGKGNVVRTMFRDVDADIYVMVDGDDTYPAEFVHELIECVENDGVDMAIGDRLSNGSYSQENKRPMHDAGNRLVRGLINRLFRAQLCDIMSGYRVFNRRFVKNMPVLSEGFEIETEMTLHALDKRFSIREIPIDYRDRPEGSVSKLNTWSDGFRVLKTVFWIFKDYKPLAFFACWALLFLLAGLAVGIPVISEFILTHRINKMPSAILAVGLILLATNALTCGFILDTIVKQHKDMYELRLNHNRES